In Phaseolus vulgaris cultivar G19833 chromosome 10, P. vulgaris v2.0, whole genome shotgun sequence, a single genomic region encodes these proteins:
- the LOC137819671 gene encoding subtilisin-like protease SBT3 has translation MESHFVVPLPLMFLITLWLLLAHHANAESSTYVVHMDKTLMPQVFATHHDWYQSIIHSIDLETADDPSKQQVLKLVYSYDDAMHGFSAVLSSEELETVKKVDGFVTAYPDRSATIDTTHTFEFLSLDTPNGLWNASNFGEGVIVGLIDTGIWPESDSFKDDGMSRNIPSKWKGTCEPGQDFNASMCNFKLIGARYFNKGVKAANPKVTISMNSARDTQGHGSHTSSTVAGNYVNGASFFGYAKGVARGVAPRARLAMYKVLWDEGRQASDVLAGMDQAIADGVDVISISLGFDSVPLYEDPVAIAAFAAMEKGVLVSSSAGNEGPQLGTLHNGIPWVLTVAAGTIDRTFGSLVLGNGKTILGWTLFAANSIVENFPLIYRKNVSACNSVKHLSEVATRGIIICDALDSVSVFEQIDSITAASVVGAVFISEDPRLIETGRLFSPSIVISPSDAASVMKYAKSVEKPFASIKFQQTFIGIKPAPAAAYYTSRGPSPSYPGILKPDVMAPGSNVLAAFIPNAPSARIGTNVFLSSDYNFLSGTSMSCPHASGVAALLKAAHPDWSAAAIRSAMVTTATPFDNTQSPIRDNGNPLQYASPLAMGAGEIDPNKALDPGFIYDATPEDYVNLLCALGYSQNQILTITRSKTYKCSDNPSSDLNYPSFIVLYSNKTRSTVKKFRRTVTNVGDGAATYRVKVKQPKGAAVKVSPETLTFGYRNEKQNYSVTIKYRRNKKESIPFGDIVWVEDGGARKVRSPIVVAPSEIA, from the coding sequence ATGGAGTCTCACTTTGTGGTTCCCCTTCCATTGATGTTTCTAATCACACTTTGGCTTTTACTGGCTCATCATGCCAACGCTGAAAGTTCCACCTATGTAGTGCACATGGACAAGACCCTCATGCCTCAAGTCTTTGCAACCCATCACGATTGGTATCAATCCATCATCCATTCCATAGACTTGGAAACAGCTGATGATCCATCAAAGCAACAAGTGCTGAAATTAGTGTACAGTTATGATGATGCCATGCATGGATTCAGTGCAGTGTTATCATCAGAGGAGTTGGAGACCGTAAAGAAAGTTGATGGTTTTGTCACAGCTTATCCTGACAGATCTGCCACCATAGACACCACACACACCTTTGAGTTTCTCTCATTGGACACCCCCAATGGCCTATGGAATGCTTCAAATTTTGGGGAGGGTGTCATTGTGGGTCTTATAGACACTGGAATATGGCCTGAAAGTGACAGTTTCAAAGATGATGGGATGAGCAGGAATATTCCATCCAAATGGAAAGGAACCTGCGAGCCAGGACAAGACTTTAATGCCTCTATGTGTAACTTCAAATTGATTGGAGCCAGGTACTTCAATAAGGGTGTGAAAGCTGCGAATCCAAAAGTCACAATCAGCATGAACTCAGCGAGAGACACTCAGGGTCATGGAAGCCACACATCATCTACTGTTGCTGGAAATTATGTGAATGGTGCATCTTTCTTTGGCTACGCCAAAGGGGTAGCCAGAGGCGTTGCACCTCGAGCTAGGCTTGCCATGTATAAGGTCCTTTGGGACGAAGGGCGTCAAGCCTCTGATGTTCTTGCAGGAATGGACCAAGCCATTGCTGATGGGGTTGATGTCATTTCCATCTCTTTGGGGTTTGATAGTGTTCCGCTTTATGAGGATCCTGTAGCAATAGCTGCTTTTGCAGCAATGGAAAAAGGGGTGTTGGTTTCATCTTCAGCTGGCAATGAAGGTCCCCAACTTGGTACTCTGCATAATGGAATCCCTTGGGTCCTAACAGTGGCAGCAGGCACCATAGACCGCACATTTGGCAGTTTAGTCCTAGGCAATGGTAAAACCATTTTGGGTTGGACCTTGTTTGCTGCAAACTCAATAGTGGAGAATTTTCCACTTATTTACAGAAAGAATGTATCAGCGTGCAACTCGGTTAAACATTTATCCGAAGTAGCCACAAGAGGGATTATTATATGTGATGCATTGGACTCCGTTTCTGTGTTTGAACAAATAGATTCCATAACTGCAGCCAGTGTGGTAGGGGCTGTGTTTATCTCGGAGGATCCACGGCTAATTGAAACAGGACGTTTGTTCTCTCCAAGCATTGTGATCAGCCCAAGTGATGCAGCATCCGTGATGAAGTACGCAAAAAGTGTTGAGAAGCCCTTTGCCAGCATCAAATTTCAACAAACATTTATAGGAATAAAGCCAGCACCAGCTGCTGCATATTACACTTCAAGAGGTCCTTCACCAAGCTACCCAGGGATCTTAAAGCCTGATGTAATGGCACCTGGCTCAAATGTTCTGGCTGCTTTTATTCCAAACGCACCTTCAGCTAGAATTGGCACAAATGTGTTTCTTTCTAGTGACTACAATTTTTTGTCTGGAACATCCATGTCATGTCCTCATGCATCTGGTGTTGCTGCTCTTTTAAAAGCAGCACACCCTGATTGGAGTGCAGCTGCTATAAGATCTGCTATGGTCACCACTGCCACTCCTTTTGATAACACCCAAAGTCCAATTAGGGATAATGGCAACCCATTGCAATATGCTTCTCCTCTTGCCATGGGAGCTGGTGAGATTGATCCTAACAAAGCACTTGATCCAGGTTTCATATATGATGCTACCCCTGAGGACTATGTTAACCTCCTTTGCGCTTTGGGGTACTCACAGAACCAGATCCTAACTATCACAAGATCAAAGACCTACAAATGTTCTGATAACCCATCATCTGATCTTAACTACCCTTCCTTTATAGTTTTGTACAGTAACAAAACAAGATCAACAGTCAAAAAGTTCAGGAGGACCGTGACAAATGTTGGAGATGGTGCTGCTACGTATAGAGTCAAAGTGAAACAACCTAAGGGTGCTGCAGTTAAGGTGTCACCAGAGACATTGACATTTGGCTATAGGAATGAAAAGCAAAACTACTCAGTTACTATAAAGTACAGGAGAAACAAGAAGGAAAGCATCCCATTTGGGGACATTGTTTGGGTTGAAGATGGCGGTGCACGCAAGGTGAGGAGCCCCATTGTTGTGGCACCTAGTGAAATTGCATGA